AACTGCACCGCATCGACAAGAAGGTGCCGCAAGGCGAGCAGTTCGGCATCATGAAGCAGATGCAGGACGAGGGCCTGATCCGTCACCTGGGACTCTCGGAAGTCAGTGTGGACGAGATCAAGGCCGCCCAGCAAGTGTTCGAGGTAACCACCGTGCAGAACATGTACAACCTGGTCACCCGCCAGAGCGAGGACGTGCTCGACTACTGCGAGCAGCAGAACATCGGCTTCATTCCCTGGTTTCCGCTGGCGTCGGGCAGCTTGGCCAAGGCGGGCAGTCTGCTCGACAGCGTCGCCAAGCAGCAGGGCGTCAGTCCCAGCGGTGTGGCACTGGCCTGGGTGCTCCAGCGCAGCCCGGTGATGCTGCCGATTCCCGGCACCAGCAAGGTCAAGCACCTGGAAGAGAACGTGGCGGCGGCGGGTCTGAAACTCAGCGACGAGGACTTCAAGGCGCTCGACGAGCAGGGCAAGGCCGAGGCCAGCAAGCAGAAGTAACCTTCAGAGTCAAACGAACAGAGTCAAATGAAAACAGCCGCGCCCAGAATTGACTGGACGCGGCTGTTTTCTGTGTGCCTGAACTGCTTCTCCCCTACTTGCTATTTGCCCCGGTC
This portion of the Deinococcus rubellus genome encodes:
- a CDS encoding aldo/keto reductase: MTTTTANAQASGQFKIGGDLQVNRLGFGAMRITGKGIWGEPDDRDEALRVLKRLPELGIDFVDTADSYGPFVSEDLIAEALSPYGDTVIATKGGLTRSGPDVWPPLGRPEYLRQCVLMSLRRLKLDQIPLWQLHRIDKKVPQGEQFGIMKQMQDEGLIRHLGLSEVSVDEIKAAQQVFEVTTVQNMYNLVTRQSEDVLDYCEQQNIGFIPWFPLASGSLAKAGSLLDSVAKQQGVSPSGVALAWVLQRSPVMLPIPGTSKVKHLEENVAAAGLKLSDEDFKALDEQGKAEASKQK